A region of Pan troglodytes isolate AG18354 chromosome 23, NHGRI_mPanTro3-v2.0_pri, whole genome shotgun sequence DNA encodes the following proteins:
- the WBP2NL gene encoding postacrosomal sheath WW domain-binding protein isoform X1 produces MAVNQSHTENRRGALIPNGESLLKRSPNVELSFPQRSEGSNVFSGTKTGTLFLTSYRVIFITSCSISDPMLSFMMPFDLMTNLTVEQPVFAANFIKGTIQAAPYGGWEGQATFKLVFRNGGAIEFAQLMVKAASAAARGFPLRTLNDWFSSMGIYVITGEGNMCTPQMPCSVIVYGAPPAGYGAPPPGYGAPPAGYGAQPVGNEGPPVGYRASPVRYGAPPLGYGAPPAGYGAPPLGYGTPPAEYGAPPLGYGAPPAGNEGPPVGYRASPAGSGARPHESTAAQAPENEASLPSASSSQVHS; encoded by the exons TCTCTTGAAGCGGTCTCCGAATGTGGAGCTCTCCTTCCCACAGCGATCAGAAGGCTCAAATGTCTTTAGTGGTACAAAGACAGGAACATTGTTTCTCACTTCATACCGG GTGATTTTCATAACTTCATGCTCCATCAGTGATCCCATGTTGTCTTTTATGATGCCATTTGATCTGATGACGAACCTCACTGTTGAACAACCAGTATTTGCTGCAAACTTCATTAAAGGAACTATTCAGGCAGCTCCATATG GTGGCTGGGAAGGACAAGCTACTTTTAAATTAGTCTTCAGAAATGGAGGTGCCATTGAATTTGCCCAGTTGATGGTGAAAGCTGCCTCTGCTG CTGCCCGAGGATTTCCACTTAGAACCTTAAATGACTGGTTCAGCTCTATGGGAATTTATGTAATTACTGGGGAAGGGAATATGTGCACTCCACAGATGCCTTGTTCAG TTATTGTCTATGGAGCCCCACCTGCAGGATATGGAGCCCCACCTCCCGGATACGGAGCCCCACCTGCAGGATATGGAGCCCAACCCGTAGGAAATGAAGGCCCGCCTGTGGGATACAGAGCCTCACCTGTGCGATATGGCGCCCCACCTCTTGGATACGGAGCCCCACCTGCAGGATATGGAGCCCCACCTCTTGGATATGGAACCCCACCTGCAGAATATGGAGCCCCACCTCTCGGATATGGAGCCCCACCTGCAGGAAATGAAGGCCCGCCTGTGGGATACAGAGCCTCACCTGCTGGATCAGGAGCCAGGCCTCATGAATCTACAGCAGCCCAGGCTCCTGAAAACGAGgcttctcttccctctgcctcctcttctCAGGTCCATTCTTAA
- the WBP2NL gene encoding postacrosomal sheath WW domain-binding protein isoform X2 — protein MAVNQSHTENRRGALIPNGESLLKRSPNVELSFPQRSEGSNVFSGTKTGTLFLTSYRVIFITSCSISDPMLSFMMPFDLMTNLTVEQPVFAANFIKGTIQAAPYGGWEGQATFKLVFRNGGAIEFAQLMVKAASAVIVYGAPPAGYGAPPPGYGAPPAGYGAQPVGNEGPPVGYRASPVRYGAPPLGYGAPPAGYGAPPLGYGTPPAEYGAPPLGYGAPPAGNEGPPVGYRASPAGSGARPHESTAAQAPENEASLPSASSSQVHS, from the exons TCTCTTGAAGCGGTCTCCGAATGTGGAGCTCTCCTTCCCACAGCGATCAGAAGGCTCAAATGTCTTTAGTGGTACAAAGACAGGAACATTGTTTCTCACTTCATACCGG GTGATTTTCATAACTTCATGCTCCATCAGTGATCCCATGTTGTCTTTTATGATGCCATTTGATCTGATGACGAACCTCACTGTTGAACAACCAGTATTTGCTGCAAACTTCATTAAAGGAACTATTCAGGCAGCTCCATATG GTGGCTGGGAAGGACAAGCTACTTTTAAATTAGTCTTCAGAAATGGAGGTGCCATTGAATTTGCCCAGTTGATGGTGAAAGCTGCCTCTGCTG TTATTGTCTATGGAGCCCCACCTGCAGGATATGGAGCCCCACCTCCCGGATACGGAGCCCCACCTGCAGGATATGGAGCCCAACCCGTAGGAAATGAAGGCCCGCCTGTGGGATACAGAGCCTCACCTGTGCGATATGGCGCCCCACCTCTTGGATACGGAGCCCCACCTGCAGGATATGGAGCCCCACCTCTTGGATATGGAACCCCACCTGCAGAATATGGAGCCCCACCTCTCGGATATGGAGCCCCACCTGCAGGAAATGAAGGCCCGCCTGTGGGATACAGAGCCTCACCTGCTGGATCAGGAGCCAGGCCTCATGAATCTACAGCAGCCCAGGCTCCTGAAAACGAGgcttctcttccctctgcctcctcttctCAGGTCCATTCTTAA
- the WBP2NL gene encoding postacrosomal sheath WW domain-binding protein isoform X3 has product MLSFMMPFDLMTNLTVEQPVFAANFIKGTIQAAPYGGWEGQATFKLVFRNGGAIEFAQLMVKAASAAARGFPLRTLNDWFSSMGIYVITGEGNMCTPQMPCSVIVYGAPPAGYGAPPPGYGAPPAGYGAQPVGNEGPPVGYRASPVRYGAPPLGYGAPPAGYGAPPLGYGTPPAEYGAPPLGYGAPPAGNEGPPVGYRASPAGSGARPHESTAAQAPENEASLPSASSSQVHS; this is encoded by the exons ATGTTGTCTTTTATGATGCCATTTGATCTGATGACGAACCTCACTGTTGAACAACCAGTATTTGCTGCAAACTTCATTAAAGGAACTATTCAGGCAGCTCCATATG GTGGCTGGGAAGGACAAGCTACTTTTAAATTAGTCTTCAGAAATGGAGGTGCCATTGAATTTGCCCAGTTGATGGTGAAAGCTGCCTCTGCTG CTGCCCGAGGATTTCCACTTAGAACCTTAAATGACTGGTTCAGCTCTATGGGAATTTATGTAATTACTGGGGAAGGGAATATGTGCACTCCACAGATGCCTTGTTCAG TTATTGTCTATGGAGCCCCACCTGCAGGATATGGAGCCCCACCTCCCGGATACGGAGCCCCACCTGCAGGATATGGAGCCCAACCCGTAGGAAATGAAGGCCCGCCTGTGGGATACAGAGCCTCACCTGTGCGATATGGCGCCCCACCTCTTGGATACGGAGCCCCACCTGCAGGATATGGAGCCCCACCTCTTGGATATGGAACCCCACCTGCAGAATATGGAGCCCCACCTCTCGGATATGGAGCCCCACCTGCAGGAAATGAAGGCCCGCCTGTGGGATACAGAGCCTCACCTGCTGGATCAGGAGCCAGGCCTCATGAATCTACAGCAGCCCAGGCTCCTGAAAACGAGgcttctcttccctctgcctcctcttctCAGGTCCATTCTTAA